Below is a genomic region from Flavobacterium ginsengisoli.
AACCAGATAACAGAAACCATCTGTTGCTATTAAAAAATGTTTCTTTGCGAAGTAAAAAGTAATAAGCGCAATAAAACATAAGCATTAAACTGCTTGATTTTGCGATGTAAATGAAAACTGCTTCCATAACCGATTATTTTTTTTCGTTTTTATTTTCAATCATTGATAAAATTTCACGTAATTCATCTGCCGAAATTTTTTCTTCTTTGGCAAAAAAGGAAACCATGCTTTTGTAAGAACTATTAAAGTAATTATCAATTGCGGTTTTCATAAATCCTTTTCTGTAATCTTCAATTGCTACAATTGGAAAGTATTGATGTGTATTTCCAAAAGCGTTATGTCCAACATATCCTTTCTCTTCCAGATTACGAACAATTGTCGACAATGTATTGTAATGGGGCTGATCTTCGGTGATTTCTGCCTGAATTTCTTTTACAAAAGCTTTTTTAAGCTTCCATAAAATCATCATAATTTCTTCTTCTTTGTTTGTTAACTTCTGCATCTTCTCTAATTTTAATTCAAACTTACAACTATTTTTCTAGTTACGCAACTATAAAAATAGTTATTTAACTAAAAATTAAGTTTGCTTTCGGTTTTGAGCGCAAAAAGACCATTCAAATTTAATAGTAATAAATTGAATTATAAGGATTTAAAAAGTTAAAAGTTGTTTTTAAGAAATCTTCTCGTTGATTAGAGCATTCTTAATCCAGACGCAGCAGCCAGTTGCAACAACGCCAATACATGCCATGAAAAGCCAGTTGATTTGATAACCAAATCGGGTAATAATTTCAAACCCAAGTTTAGAACTAATAATATGAGCTAGACTAAAACTCATAGTGTATAGTGCCATGTATCTGCCTTCTTGTCCGCGAGGTGCACGACTTAAAGCAAAAGCATTAGAAAATGGAAAAGTAAGAACTTCACCAATAGAAATACATACCATACTTACAACCAAAATTCCTGCCCAGAAATTAATTAGTAATAAAAAGAAACTACTAGCCATTACAAAAGATCCTACAATAATAATTCTGATTTTTGGAAAAGCTTTTCGTTCTAAGAATCCAACAGTTGGCATTTCGAGAGTAAAAATCAATAACCCGTTTAAAGTCATTAATAAGCCCGTTTGAAATTCGCTTAGACCAAACTTTTCATTATGATATAAAGGTAGAGTAGTAAATAGTTGGAAGAAAATCATTGCTGTAATGAAGCTTACAAATAAGAAAACCCAGAAAATTTTATCATGAAAAACAGATTTTATATCTGCAGACACTTTCTTCTTTATCATCGTGAGTAACTTTTTTCTTTTCTTTTACTAATAAAGCAAAAATAGAAATGGAAACAATACAAGAAGCTCCATCAACCCAGAAAAGGCCAGAATAACCCATTCCCATAATAATTAAACCTCCAAGAGCTGGTCCTGCGGCAAAACCTAAATTTACAGCAAGACGTACAAGTGTTAGTGCACGAGTACGGTTTTCTGGTTTTGCATAAGCGCCAAGAGATACAAACATAGCAGGACGAAACATATCTGCAATTGTCATAAGAACAAACATTGCGAAGACAAAGTGACCAGAAAGTGGTAATAAATTGCACAAAAAACAGAGAGACTCCACTGGTAAATAAACTGAAAATCATGATTTTATAAAAACCAATTTTGTCTGATAATTTGCCTCCAAGCCAAGAACCCAACATTGATCCTAATCCAAAAGCAACCATAATCCATCCGACTTGATTGTATGTAAAATGAAGATCTTCCTTTAAATATTTAGATAAAAAAGGAAGAACCATTGTTCCAGCGCGGTTAATAAAAGTGATGATGGCAAGGATCCAAACTTCTCTGGTGAAACCTCGAAAGTTGTTAATGTAATGAGTTAGTGCAGTTTTAAGCATTTTATGTGATAAATTATCGTCACAAAGTTAGCAAACTTTGTCTCGTTAAGTGGTTGTTGTTTTGTTACTTTTGAACTATTTTTGCAGAAAATTTCTAAGATGAAAACTATAAACGCCCTAGCTTTATTGTTGGTATTTAATTTTGGCTTTGCCCAAAAAAAGTTCAATAAAGCCGATGCTCAAAAATTCCAAAAGAAAATCAATGCAGAATATGCTGATCCTAAGACGAGTCCGTTGATGGCTGAAGATTTAAAAACTTTTAAAAGCTTAGATTTTTTTCCAATTTCTGAAACTTATTTTGTGAATGCTACTTTAGTAAAAGCAAAAGGCGGAAAAGTTTTTGAAATGAAAACTTCTGGAACGCGTACTCCTAAATATATCAAATACGGAACTTTAAACTTTAAGATAAACGGAAAAGCTTTTCAGCTTGCAGTTTATCAGAGTTT
It encodes:
- a CDS encoding BlaI/MecI/CopY family transcriptional regulator is translated as MQKLTNKEEEIMMILWKLKKAFVKEIQAEITEDQPHYNTLSTIVRNLEEKGYVGHNAFGNTHQYFPIVAIEDYRKGFMKTAIDNYFNSSYKSMVSFFAKEEKISADELREILSMIENKNEKK
- a CDS encoding DUF1684 domain-containing protein: MKTINALALLLVFNFGFAQKKFNKADAQKFQKKINAEYADPKTSPLMAEDLKTFKSLDFFPISETYFVNATLVKAKGGKVFEMKTSGTRTPKYIKYGTLNFKINGKAFQLAVYQSLELLVQEQYKNHLFLPFSDLTSGKQSYIGGRYIDLEVPKGNTIAIDFNQAYNPYCAYNYKYSCPLVPQENDLKIEIKAGVKAFH